A single window of Candidatus Melainabacteria bacterium RIFOXYA2_FULL_32_9 DNA harbors:
- a CDS encoding 2-hydroxyglutaryl-CoA dehydratase produces MAKRSFLGIDVGSVTTKLAVIDETGEYIDSVMLRTAGKPVVAIQSGMSMLLQQANEEYEICGVGTTGSGRQLAGALMGADVIKNEITAHAVAASIHVTGVQTILEIGGQDSKIIILRDSIVTDFAMNTVCAAGTGSFLDQQASRLNVPIEEFGSTALKSNSPARIAGRCGVFAESDLIHKQQLGYPVPDLLYGLCQALVRNYLSNLALGKEILAPVVFQGGVATNIGMVKAFEEALGLEVVVPENHQTMGAIGAALLAMENYEYTRANTKFKGWEVRDFSFNSLTHECNDCSNNCEVITIVQGELENQDAKSPKEVKGNIIARWGGTCGKWDLAG; encoded by the coding sequence ATGGCAAAAAGATCATTTTTAGGTATAGATGTAGGTTCAGTCACAACAAAATTAGCAGTAATAGATGAAACTGGTGAATATATAGACAGTGTAATGCTCAGAACAGCAGGCAAACCTGTAGTTGCAATACAAAGCGGCATGAGTATGCTACTCCAACAAGCAAATGAAGAATATGAAATATGCGGAGTAGGTACCACAGGTAGCGGAAGACAGCTGGCAGGAGCATTAATGGGTGCTGATGTAATAAAAAATGAAATTACAGCGCACGCAGTTGCTGCAAGCATTCATGTCACAGGAGTACAAACAATTCTTGAGATTGGCGGCCAGGATAGCAAAATTATCATATTAAGAGATAGTATTGTTACTGACTTTGCTATGAACACTGTATGTGCTGCAGGAACAGGCAGCTTTCTTGACCAACAAGCAAGCAGACTTAATGTTCCTATTGAAGAATTTGGCTCAACAGCATTAAAGTCAAATTCTCCAGCTAGAATTGCCGGAAGATGCGGTGTATTTGCCGAAAGCGACTTAATACACAAACAACAACTTGGATACCCTGTACCTGATTTGCTCTATGGACTATGTCAGGCATTAGTAAGAAATTATTTAAGTAATTTAGCTTTAGGCAAAGAAATTTTAGCACCTGTCGTATTCCAAGGCGGTGTTGCTACTAATATAGGAATGGTAAAAGCATTTGAAGAAGCATTAGGATTAGAAGTAGTTGTCCCAGAAAACCATCAAACTATGGGAGCCATAGGAGCTGCACTATTAGCAATGGAAAATTATGAATATACCAGGGCTAATACAAAGTTCAAGGGATGGGAAGTAAGAGACTTTAGTTTCAATTCGTTAACTCATGAATGTAATGACTGTTCAAATAATTGTGAAGTGATTACAATAGTACAAGGCGAACTCGAAAATCAAGATGCCAAATCACCCAAAGAAGTTAAAGGCAATATAATTGCAAGATGGGGTGGAACTTGTGGTAAATGGGATCTTGCAGGATAA